The Candidatus Poribacteria bacterium region CCACGTGTGGCGCGCGGGTCGAGCGGTGTGACTTTAATGCCCGGAATCTCGCCAAGCCAGCCATCTAACCACCGCATGTTTTGATGTCGGTGGTTGGTTTCCGCTTCAAGCCGAGTCAAACGGGAGAGGAGTAACCCAGCTTGCCACTCTGTCATTCGGAAGTTCCCACCAAAGGGTTCCGCCTCTCCGAACTCAGCATCGGGTAGCGTGCGACCGCAGTTATGCAATGCCCACGCCCGTTCGTAGAGTTCCCGATCGTTTATAAGGACGATGCCACCTTCACCGGCACACAGGTTCTTGGAGGATTGGAAACTGAAGCATCCGAAATGTCCCCAGCTCCCGACCCCGCGCCCGCGCCATTCCGCGCCGTGTGCCTGCGCACAATCTTCGACAATCCCCAGGTTATGGTGATTCGCGATGTCGATCAACGCGTCCATATCTGCTGGGTAGCCGGCGATATGGACCGGCAAAATTACTTTCGTTTTCTCGGTGATGGCGTCTTCAACCTTTGAAGGATCTAACAGGAAACTGTCGGGAGCAGTATCCACAAAGACCGGCACGGCATGTGTCATCAGAATGGCGACGACTGTGGCTTGGAACGTATAGGGTGTGGTGAGAACTTCATCGCCTGGGCAGACGCCAGCGGCTTTTAGGGCGATATAGAGTGCCGAGGTGCCGCTATTGACGCAAACGCCGTAGTTCGCGCCTTGGAATTCAGCGAACTGTTGTGCGAATTCGGGAACCTTCGGTCCGCCAACACCCCATTGCCCGCTCTTGTAGATAGCTTCAAATGCTTCAAGGTCTGCCGGATCAAACGTGGGCCATGCGGGAAATCCAGCGGTTCGGACAGGTTCGCCTCCGTTTATTGCTAATGTTGCCATATTTTTAAGTTTCCTTGCGGTTCGGTGAGGTGAGTTGAATGAACGACACTCGTCTCCGTATATCCGCCTGCGCCGTTGTTGCAGGCTATCGTTTTCGCGTTCAAGACGACAATGTCTCTACATAATCCTGCAAATCTGGGAATCCCACTCTGTGAATTATTTCCTGCAAGCGGCGTTCCATACGTCCAGACTCGACTTCAGCGATTAATGCCTGTAGGACCTCCAGTGCTTTTTTCTCCAATTCGGCGTCAATCGCGCCCTTCTGAACTGCTTCTTCGAACTCGTCCTCGTCCTGAATTTCGTAGGTGCCATCAGGATTTATCCAAAGATC contains the following coding sequences:
- a CDS encoding DegT/DnrJ/EryC1/StrS family aminotransferase; its protein translation is MATLAINGGEPVRTAGFPAWPTFDPADLEAFEAIYKSGQWGVGGPKVPEFAQQFAEFQGANYGVCVNSGTSALYIALKAAGVCPGDEVLTTPYTFQATVVAILMTHAVPVFVDTAPDSFLLDPSKVEDAITEKTKVILPVHIAGYPADMDALIDIANHHNLGIVEDCAQAHGAEWRGRGVGSWGHFGCFSFQSSKNLCAGEGGIVLINDRELYERAWALHNCGRTLPDAEFGEAEPFGGNFRMTEWQAGLLLSRLTRLEAETNHRHQNMRWLDGWLGEIPGIKVTPLDPRATRGGCHGYKAIFDSEEFEGISRETFLRAMRAEGIPIGYWYTTPMYRAEFLASNLFGQDLNYGDVQCPETEKICQTGLSLSQNVLMASEEDIEDIVKAAIKIRRNVAQLKSEL